From the Paramagnetospirillum magnetotacticum MS-1 genome, one window contains:
- a CDS encoding TlpA disulfide reductase family protein encodes MSDRILILVALSLIIAMVAGTAIQIRRPQPTPILVKESMRRPDYAIPLDNPMTTDMAGVTKPFHERLTRPTVVNFWASWCIPCVRELPLFAKFKPLAEAVGIQVLTINVDKEGAPVAKKFLEERGIADMPVILDPDGSVSKSLQVRGMPTALLVNVKGEETARMEGEADWSGPGVVELVVDLLTLPSLPVPAR; translated from the coding sequence ATGTCCGACCGCATTCTCATCCTGGTGGCCCTGTCATTGATCATCGCCATGGTGGCGGGTACGGCGATTCAGATCCGCCGTCCGCAGCCCACCCCCATCTTGGTCAAGGAATCCATGCGGCGGCCGGACTATGCCATTCCATTGGACAATCCCATGACCACCGATATGGCGGGCGTGACCAAGCCGTTCCACGAGCGGCTGACCCGGCCCACCGTGGTGAATTTCTGGGCGTCCTGGTGCATTCCTTGCGTGCGCGAACTGCCGCTGTTCGCCAAGTTCAAACCCCTGGCCGAGGCGGTGGGCATTCAGGTCCTGACCATCAACGTGGATAAGGAAGGCGCGCCCGTAGCCAAGAAGTTCCTGGAGGAGCGGGGCATCGCCGACATGCCGGTAATTCTCGATCCCGACGGTTCGGTGTCCAAGTCGCTTCAGGTACGCGGAATGCCCACCGCTTTGCTGGTCAACGTCAAGGGCGAGGAAACCGCCCGCATGGAAGGCGAAGCCGATTGGTCGGGGCCGGGCGTGGTGGAACTGGTGGTCGATCTTTTGACGCTGCCGTCGCTTCCCGTACCGGCCCGCTAG
- a CDS encoding COX15/CtaA family protein — protein MSTMSRSFGRSDLANGAHRDVAVWLLACCFMVAVMVLLGGLTRLTHSGLSMVEWEPIRGIIPPLGDSDWQLFFEKYKQSPEYIKVNAGMSLAEFRGIFWLEYIHRVWGRLIGVVFGLPFLWLALSGRIGRAMVPRLAGVFLLGAAQGGMGWFMVKSGLVDNPAVSHYRLTAHLALAFLIHGWMFWLALDILADHRPIRRRVAGETAGIRSWLFVLTGLVILTLLFGGLVAGLKAGLIYNTWPLMDGALIPKDLFPDGFHSLFEDIKTVQFGHRTLAELTVVVALLGWFRARARLGGQTPAAIHALGLMALVQVGLGIGTLVMVVPVWLASAHQMGAMALLTLCLWALHDLDRRL, from the coding sequence ATGTCCACAATGTCGCGATCCTTTGGCCGTTCGGACCTTGCCAACGGCGCTCATCGCGACGTGGCCGTCTGGCTGTTGGCCTGCTGCTTCATGGTGGCGGTGATGGTGCTGCTGGGCGGGCTGACCCGCCTCACCCATTCCGGCCTGTCCATGGTGGAGTGGGAGCCCATCCGTGGCATCATCCCCCCTCTGGGCGATTCCGACTGGCAGCTGTTCTTCGAGAAGTACAAGCAGAGCCCCGAATACATCAAGGTCAATGCTGGCATGAGTCTGGCCGAGTTCAGGGGTATCTTCTGGCTGGAATATATCCACCGTGTGTGGGGCCGCCTGATCGGCGTGGTCTTCGGCCTGCCCTTCTTGTGGCTGGCCCTGTCGGGCCGGATCGGCCGGGCCATGGTCCCGCGTCTGGCCGGAGTGTTCCTGCTGGGCGCCGCCCAGGGCGGCATGGGCTGGTTCATGGTGAAGAGCGGTCTGGTGGACAACCCTGCCGTCTCCCATTACCGCCTGACCGCCCATCTGGCCCTGGCTTTTCTGATCCACGGCTGGATGTTCTGGCTGGCGCTCGACATCCTGGCCGACCATCGCCCCATCCGCCGTCGGGTGGCGGGAGAGACCGCGGGTATCCGGTCCTGGCTTTTCGTCCTGACCGGGCTGGTGATCCTTACCCTGCTGTTCGGCGGGCTGGTGGCGGGTCTCAAGGCGGGGCTGATCTACAACACCTGGCCTCTGATGGACGGCGCGTTGATCCCCAAGGATCTGTTCCCCGACGGCTTTCATTCGCTGTTCGAGGATATCAAGACCGTGCAGTTCGGGCACCGGACCCTGGCCGAACTCACCGTCGTCGTGGCGCTCTTGGGGTGGTTCCGGGCCCGCGCCCGCCTAGGCGGACAAACGCCCGCCGCGATCCATGCACTGGGGCTGATGGCTCTGGTTCAGGTGGGGCTAGGCATCGGCACCCTGGTCATGGTGGTGCCGGTATGGCTGGCTTCAGCCCATCAGATGGGGGCCATGGCGCTGCTGACCCTGTGCCTTTGGGCCCTCCACGACCTTGACCGGCGTCTCTGA
- the cysC gene encoding adenylyl-sulfate kinase: MSSIATALKVNPEVSVSHSASPMKIVVVGHVDHGKSTLVGRILNETGALPEGKVEYLKEVCDKRGMPFEWAFVMDALQAERDQGITIDTAQIRFRSEARPYVIIDAPGHKEFLKNMVSGAASAEAAVLVIDAHEGVQEQSRRHGYLLHLLGLRQIAVAVNKMDLVDFSQARFEEVKAEIVAYLNSIGVEPTYVIPVAARSGANIASVAAETPWYKGPSVLGALDLFEPAKPLTDLALRFPVQDVYKFDERRIIAGRIESGRLKVGDTLVFAPSGKMAKIATIETWGNVASAVSAGAGQSVGITLDEQIFVERGNVASLELHAPNQSHDLKARVFWLGKGPLKVGSRYKLKLATAEHVVDVVAIERVIDVEDLANHQGSEVARNAVAEVVFRGKSPIAHDSFIDNPRLGRFVLVEGYDIVGGGVIAEASSDEARNRSTHVTEVPHKVDAETRAIANGHRGGVVWLTGLSGAGKSTIAMEVERQLFLKGWQVTVLDGDNVRTGLCGDLGFSDSDRVENIRRVGEVAHLFAEAGMVVVTSFISPFRADREKVRAINPDAFHEIHVTTGLDECERRDPKGLYKKARAGEINDFTGVSSAYEAPALPELALATEGKSVDESVADLLRYIDNAFSLSAREQANGWGL, encoded by the coding sequence ATGAGCAGCATCGCAACCGCCCTTAAAGTGAACCCCGAGGTTTCCGTGTCTCACAGCGCGTCACCCATGAAGATCGTCGTCGTCGGTCATGTTGACCACGGCAAATCCACTTTGGTGGGGCGTATTCTCAACGAGACCGGCGCCCTGCCCGAGGGCAAGGTCGAATACCTGAAGGAAGTCTGCGACAAGCGCGGCATGCCCTTCGAATGGGCCTTCGTCATGGACGCGCTGCAGGCCGAGCGTGACCAGGGCATCACCATCGACACCGCCCAGATTCGCTTTCGATCCGAAGCCCGGCCCTATGTCATCATCGACGCGCCCGGCCACAAGGAATTCCTGAAGAACATGGTGTCGGGCGCGGCTTCGGCCGAGGCCGCCGTCCTGGTCATCGACGCCCATGAAGGCGTGCAGGAACAGTCGCGCCGTCATGGCTATCTGCTGCATCTGCTGGGCTTGCGCCAGATCGCCGTGGCGGTCAACAAGATGGATCTGGTGGACTTCTCCCAGGCCCGCTTCGAGGAAGTGAAGGCCGAGATCGTGGCCTATCTCAATTCCATCGGCGTCGAGCCCACCTATGTCATCCCGGTGGCGGCACGCTCGGGCGCCAACATCGCCTCGGTCGCCGCCGAGACCCCCTGGTACAAGGGCCCCAGCGTGCTGGGCGCGCTGGATCTCTTCGAACCCGCCAAGCCGCTCACCGATCTGGCGCTGCGCTTCCCGGTTCAGGATGTCTACAAGTTCGACGAGCGCCGCATCATCGCTGGCCGCATCGAATCGGGCCGCCTTAAGGTGGGCGACACCCTGGTCTTCGCGCCGTCGGGCAAGATGGCCAAGATCGCCACCATCGAGACCTGGGGCAATGTGGCGTCGGCGGTTTCCGCCGGTGCGGGCCAGTCGGTGGGCATCACGCTCGACGAGCAGATCTTCGTCGAGCGCGGCAATGTGGCCAGCCTGGAACTCCATGCTCCGAACCAGTCCCATGACCTGAAAGCCCGCGTCTTCTGGCTGGGCAAGGGGCCGTTGAAGGTGGGGTCCCGCTATAAGCTGAAGCTGGCCACCGCGGAACATGTGGTCGATGTGGTGGCCATCGAGCGCGTGATCGATGTGGAGGACCTGGCCAACCACCAGGGCTCGGAAGTGGCGCGCAACGCCGTCGCCGAAGTCGTCTTCCGGGGCAAGTCGCCCATCGCCCATGACTCGTTCATCGACAATCCCCGTTTGGGCCGCTTCGTCCTGGTGGAGGGCTACGATATCGTCGGCGGCGGCGTCATCGCCGAGGCCTCCTCCGACGAGGCCCGCAACCGGTCCACGCATGTGACCGAAGTGCCGCACAAGGTGGATGCCGAGACCCGCGCCATCGCCAACGGTCATCGTGGCGGCGTGGTCTGGCTGACCGGCCTGTCGGGGGCGGGCAAGTCGACCATCGCCATGGAAGTTGAGCGCCAGTTGTTCCTCAAGGGCTGGCAGGTCACCGTGTTGGACGGCGACAATGTGCGCACCGGCCTGTGCGGCGATCTGGGCTTCTCGGATTCCGACCGGGTCGAAAATATCCGCCGGGTGGGCGAGGTGGCCCATCTGTTCGCCGAGGCTGGCATGGTGGTGGTGACCTCGTTCATCTCGCCCTTCCGCGCCGATCGCGAGAAGGTACGCGCCATCAACCCGGACGCCTTTCACGAAATCCATGTGACCACCGGCTTGGACGAGTGCGAACGCCGCGATCCCAAGGGTCTCTACAAGAAGGCCCGCGCTGGGGAGATCAATGACTTCACCGGCGTGTCTTCTGCCTACGAGGCGCCCGCCTTGCCGGAACTGGCCCTGGCCACCGAGGGCAAGAGCGTGGATGAAAGCGTTGCCGACCTTCTACGCTATATCGACAACGCCTTCTCGCTTTCGGCCCGCGAACAGGCCAATGGCTGGGGGCTGTAA
- a CDS encoding EAL domain-containing protein: protein MTRPGENAGCAGECADHSQFSFVMAFQPVVDVEARSIYGYEALVRGADGESAASVLAGITEDNRYAFDQACRVKAIETAARLGLDRRLNINFLPNAVYHPEACLRLTLMAAEENRFPRHLITFEFTEDERIIDRDHLKAIIETYRRYGFKTALDDFGAGFAGLSLLADFQPDCIKIDRCLVTGIDGDRPRQAIVSGLVKTAEMLGLSVVAEGVERREEVDFLRAQGIRLFQGFLFARPAIESLVPDKGINW, encoded by the coding sequence ATGACGAGACCGGGTGAGAATGCCGGATGTGCGGGAGAGTGTGCCGACCATTCGCAATTCTCGTTCGTGATGGCCTTCCAGCCGGTGGTGGATGTGGAGGCGCGCAGTATCTATGGCTACGAGGCCCTGGTGCGTGGTGCCGATGGTGAGAGCGCGGCCTCGGTTCTGGCCGGAATCACCGAGGACAACCGCTATGCCTTCGACCAGGCCTGCCGGGTCAAGGCCATCGAGACCGCCGCCCGGCTGGGGCTGGACCGCCGTCTCAACATCAACTTCCTGCCCAATGCGGTCTACCACCCCGAGGCCTGCCTGCGCCTGACCCTGATGGCGGCCGAGGAGAACCGCTTTCCCCGCCACCTGATTACCTTTGAGTTCACCGAGGACGAGCGGATTATCGACCGCGACCATCTCAAGGCCATCATCGAGACCTATCGCCGCTACGGCTTCAAGACCGCGCTGGATGATTTCGGCGCCGGTTTCGCCGGGTTGTCGCTTCTGGCCGACTTTCAGCCCGATTGCATCAAGATCGACCGTTGCCTGGTAACTGGCATCGACGGCGACCGGCCGCGCCAAGCCATCGTTAGCGGCTTGGTGAAGACGGCCGAAATGCTGGGTCTGTCCGTGGTGGCTGAAGGCGTCGAGCGGCGTGAAGAGGTGGACTTCCTGCGCGCCCAGGGCATCCGCCTGTTTCAGGGTTTCCTGTTCGCCCGCCCGGCGATCGAGAGCCTGGTCCCCGACAAGGGCATCAACTGGTAG
- a CDS encoding fused MFS/spermidine synthase: MARATIVITGAAILCLQLIASRVMTPFFGVSLLIWTGILSVTLLCLALGYYYGGVFCRCRATEAIRSAYYLSPALSGLWLVAAVLLYPVCLGPLASFSLVGGAFLASLLILAVPLILLSALNPLLVALERPLHGEADAGAGWVFFISTMGSVAGVLVAAFALIPYLSGRHSILVIAAALCLLAALGARRGRVLVLALAGLAAALALGLIDPAGRAGRLTRDGAERPWSIIATYPSAFGVLKVVEVGQGDNLWRVLFNDGLAQNGFDAKGRPALQFTHFLEAGAAHLVPMPRKVLVLGLGAGVIPAAFEARGARVEVVEINHRAFEAARDHFGYTPGPATTLIFADARTEMRACSADHDMVFVDLFSGDGMPEHLLTREFFTDVRRCLNEGGVVAINSFLDTGHTEPFRAALASLVDVFGKVAFVEQAHPASRSITNAFLFTARQPGHLDRLAMMRVEEGRVSAEMAAQMSQSLRSLQWIDAASPLVAGVRVLTDEANPLAALAAPSQMTFRRRAVATIPDPILVD, translated from the coding sequence ATGGCGCGGGCGACCATCGTGATCACGGGGGCGGCGATCTTGTGCCTGCAACTGATCGCGTCGCGGGTGATGACGCCGTTTTTCGGTGTCAGCCTGCTCATCTGGACCGGCATTCTCTCGGTGACGCTCCTGTGTCTGGCCCTGGGCTATTATTACGGCGGCGTCTTTTGCCGGTGCCGCGCAACGGAGGCAATCCGCAGCGCCTATTACCTCAGCCCAGCCCTTTCGGGTCTTTGGCTGGTGGCGGCAGTCCTGCTCTATCCGGTCTGTCTGGGGCCTTTGGCCTCGTTCAGCCTGGTGGGCGGAGCCTTCCTCGCCTCGCTCCTGATTCTGGCGGTCCCCCTGATCCTGCTTTCGGCGCTCAATCCGTTGCTGGTGGCGCTGGAACGTCCCCTGCATGGTGAGGCCGATGCCGGGGCTGGTTGGGTGTTCTTCATCAGCACCATGGGCTCGGTGGCCGGAGTGCTGGTGGCGGCCTTCGCCCTGATTCCCTATCTCAGCGGCCGTCACTCCATCTTGGTGATCGCCGCCGCGCTCTGCCTGCTGGCGGCCTTGGGGGCGAGGAGGGGGCGGGTGCTGGTTCTGGCCCTGGCCGGGCTGGCCGCCGCCTTGGCCCTGGGCCTCATCGATCCCGCCGGACGGGCCGGGCGGCTGACCCGCGACGGCGCCGAACGGCCTTGGTCGATCATCGCCACCTATCCTTCAGCCTTCGGGGTGCTGAAGGTGGTGGAGGTGGGCCAAGGCGATAATCTATGGCGGGTCCTGTTCAATGACGGTCTGGCCCAGAACGGCTTTGACGCCAAGGGACGCCCGGCGCTGCAGTTCACCCATTTCCTGGAGGCAGGCGCCGCCCATCTGGTTCCCATGCCGCGCAAGGTTCTGGTCCTCGGCCTGGGGGCCGGGGTGATCCCCGCCGCTTTCGAGGCCCGCGGCGCGAGAGTGGAGGTGGTGGAGATCAATCATCGTGCCTTTGAGGCGGCGCGGGACCATTTCGGCTATACCCCCGGTCCGGCCACCACCCTGATCTTCGCCGATGCCCGCACCGAGATGCGCGCCTGCTCTGCCGATCACGACATGGTCTTCGTGGATCTGTTTTCCGGCGACGGCATGCCCGAACATCTGCTGACCCGTGAATTCTTCACCGATGTGCGGCGCTGTCTGAATGAGGGTGGCGTGGTGGCCATCAACAGCTTCCTCGATACCGGTCATACGGAGCCCTTCCGCGCCGCGCTCGCCAGCCTGGTCGATGTGTTCGGCAAGGTGGCCTTCGTGGAACAGGCCCATCCTGCGTCGCGCTCCATCACCAATGCCTTCCTGTTCACCGCCCGCCAGCCCGGCCATCTCGACCGGCTGGCGATGATGCGCGTGGAGGAGGGACGGGTGTCGGCTGAGATGGCGGCGCAGATGTCCCAGTCGCTGCGCTCTCTACAGTGGATCGATGCCGCCTCGCCGTTGGTGGCGGGGGTTAGGGTGCTCACCGACGAGGCCAATCCCCTGGCCGCCCTGGCCGCACCGTCGCAGATGACCTTCCGCCGCCGGGCGGTGGCCACCATTCCCGATCCCATCTTAGTGGATTAG
- a CDS encoding metallophosphoesterase, with the protein MTRRKFLVLATLLGLVAGLWGFAIEPGLLEDTRLEVEVPQWPVGQKPVTVAFLTDFHVGAPHVGLDRLEKLVAHVNEGAPDMVLLGGDFLINGVLGGTYIPPEPIARRLGALRPPLGVVAVLGNHDWWNDGPGMGASLAAQGIVVLENRAIRLGPIWVAGLADDTTRKPDANAAMARVPKGTPLIGLMHDPANLRDWPGRLTIILAGHTHAGQVRLPLIGSPIIPGRAPRAHAYGLIKDYGQTLYVSAGIGTSILPVRFGAPPEVVWLTLRGTGTTP; encoded by the coding sequence ATGACGAGACGGAAGTTCCTGGTTCTGGCGACTCTATTGGGCTTGGTGGCCGGGCTGTGGGGATTCGCCATCGAGCCGGGGCTCCTGGAAGATACCAGGCTGGAGGTTGAGGTGCCGCAGTGGCCCGTCGGCCAGAAGCCCGTCACCGTGGCATTTCTGACGGATTTTCATGTGGGCGCGCCGCATGTTGGGCTGGACCGGCTGGAGAAACTGGTCGCCCATGTGAATGAGGGGGCGCCGGATATGGTCTTGTTGGGCGGCGATTTCCTGATCAACGGTGTTCTGGGCGGAACGTATATTCCGCCCGAGCCCATTGCCCGACGGCTTGGCGCCTTGCGGCCGCCCCTGGGTGTGGTGGCCGTTCTGGGCAATCACGACTGGTGGAATGATGGACCAGGGATGGGGGCCTCCCTCGCTGCCCAGGGAATCGTGGTGTTGGAGAACCGGGCGATCAGGCTTGGTCCGATTTGGGTGGCTGGTTTGGCCGACGACACCACGCGAAAGCCCGACGCGAATGCGGCCATGGCCAGGGTGCCCAAGGGAACTCCATTGATCGGCTTGATGCATGATCCGGCCAATCTGCGTGATTGGCCAGGCAGGCTGACCATCATCCTGGCCGGTCATACCCATGCCGGGCAAGTCAGGCTGCCGCTGATCGGCTCTCCGATCATTCCGGGACGGGCGCCACGCGCCCATGCCTATGGCCTGATCAAGGATTACGGCCAGACGCTTTACGTCAGTGCGGGTATCGGGACCAGCATTCTGCCCGTTCGTTTCGGTGCCCCGCCGGAGGTGGTCTGGCTGACCTTGAGGGGAACGGGAACCACGCCCTAG
- a CDS encoding Hsp20 family protein, translating to MLTYDFAPLLRTAIGFERLARQAEAAARHDDANSYPPYDIEAAGDDHYRITLAVAGFTSGELDIETQDNTLSITGKKAEKQGETTGFLHKGIASRGFTRRFSLADHVRVTGANLADGLLTIDLVREIPEAMKPRRIEIAGEAPTSLFAKAKKLIEGPGRKDAA from the coding sequence ATGTTGACCTACGACTTCGCCCCCCTGCTGCGCACCGCCATCGGCTTCGAGCGCCTGGCCCGTCAGGCCGAGGCCGCCGCCCGGCACGATGACGCCAACAGCTATCCGCCCTACGATATCGAGGCGGCGGGCGACGACCACTATCGCATCACCCTGGCCGTGGCTGGGTTCACCTCGGGCGAGCTGGACATCGAAACCCAGGACAACACTCTGAGCATCACCGGCAAGAAGGCGGAAAAGCAGGGCGAGACCACCGGCTTTCTGCACAAGGGTATCGCCTCGCGGGGCTTCACGCGGCGCTTCTCCCTGGCCGATCATGTCAGGGTGACCGGGGCCAATCTGGCCGACGGCCTGCTCACCATCGATCTGGTTCGCGAGATCCCCGAGGCCATGAAGCCCCGCCGGATCGAGATTGCCGGTGAGGCTCCCACCAGCCTGTTCGCCAAAGCCAAGAAGCTGATCGAAGGCCCCGGCAGGAAGGACGCGGCCTGA
- the cysD gene encoding sulfate adenylyltransferase subunit CysD: protein MNDLDALEAQSIYILREAFNRLDKIAMLWSIGKDSNVMLWLARKAFFGHVPFPVLHVDTHNKIPEMIEFRDRVAKEWNLPLIVGENTEALAAGMGPHKGRVECCTALKTEGLKALLAQHGFTGVIAGIRRDEEGTRAKERVFSPRNQSAEWDFKDQPPEFWDQFKTDFAPGTHLRIHPLLAWSELDVWRYIERENIPMVDLYFAKNGKRYRSLGCAPCTGSVASTASTVAEIIEELETTKISERSGRAQDKESEDAFERLRAGGYM, encoded by the coding sequence ATGAACGATCTCGATGCCTTGGAAGCCCAATCCATCTACATCCTGCGCGAGGCCTTCAACCGCCTCGACAAGATCGCCATGCTGTGGTCGATCGGCAAGGATTCCAACGTGATGCTGTGGCTGGCGCGCAAGGCTTTCTTCGGCCATGTGCCCTTTCCGGTCCTGCATGTGGACACCCATAACAAGATCCCCGAGATGATCGAGTTCCGTGACCGCGTCGCCAAGGAATGGAATCTGCCGCTGATCGTCGGTGAGAATACCGAGGCGCTTGCCGCCGGAATGGGGCCGCACAAGGGCCGCGTCGAGTGCTGCACCGCGCTCAAGACCGAGGGGCTGAAGGCTCTGCTGGCTCAACATGGCTTTACCGGCGTCATCGCCGGTATCCGCCGCGACGAGGAGGGAACGCGGGCCAAGGAACGCGTCTTCAGCCCGCGCAACCAGTCGGCCGAGTGGGACTTCAAGGACCAGCCGCCCGAATTCTGGGACCAGTTCAAGACCGATTTCGCGCCCGGAACCCATCTGCGTATCCACCCGCTGCTGGCCTGGTCCGAACTGGATGTGTGGCGCTATATCGAGCGCGAGAACATTCCCATGGTTGACCTCTATTTCGCCAAGAACGGCAAGCGTTACCGTAGCCTGGGCTGCGCGCCCTGCACCGGTTCGGTGGCGTCCACCGCCTCGACCGTGGCCGAGATCATCGAGGAACTGGAGACCACCAAGATTTCCGAACGTTCGGGCCGCGCCCAGGACAAGGAATCCGAGGACGCCTTCGAGCGTCTTCGCGCTGGCGGTTATATGTAA
- a CDS encoding phosphoadenylyl-sulfate reductase, translating into MSLDVEHLIRQYGHLEGRELLAALVAGDLAGRIAVTSSFGAESAVLLDLVAQVDPGLPVIFLDTNELFDETIAYRSQLEAILGLTNVLAVHPSEAELKEADELWREDHDRCCELRKVRPLARAVKGFDALVDGRKRAHGAERENLATLSDGGGVLKVSPLAKWSAEEIEAYFVKRSLPRHPLVAQNYRSIGCWPCTRPVDPGQPLRAGRWAGKGKSECGIHTMSLGLDGAGI; encoded by the coding sequence ATGTCCCTGGACGTCGAGCATCTGATCCGCCAATACGGCCATCTGGAAGGAAGGGAACTCCTTGCCGCCCTGGTGGCCGGTGATCTGGCCGGGCGTATCGCCGTGACCTCTTCCTTCGGGGCGGAATCGGCGGTGCTGCTCGATCTGGTGGCCCAGGTCGATCCCGGTCTGCCGGTGATCTTTCTCGACACCAACGAATTGTTTGATGAAACCATCGCCTATCGCAGCCAATTGGAAGCAATCCTGGGCTTGACCAATGTGCTGGCGGTCCATCCCTCCGAGGCGGAGTTGAAGGAAGCCGACGAGTTGTGGCGTGAAGATCATGACCGATGTTGCGAATTGCGCAAGGTCCGCCCCCTGGCCCGTGCCGTGAAGGGATTCGACGCCCTGGTGGACGGGCGCAAGCGGGCCCATGGCGCCGAGCGGGAAAACCTTGCCACCCTGTCCGATGGCGGCGGCGTGTTGAAGGTCAGCCCGTTGGCCAAGTGGAGCGCCGAGGAGATCGAGGCCTATTTCGTCAAGCGTAGCCTGCCGCGCCACCCTTTGGTGGCGCAAAACTACCGCTCCATCGGCTGCTGGCCCTGCACCCGCCCGGTGGATCCGGGCCAGCCCCTCCGGGCCGGGCGCTGGGCAGGCAAGGGCAAGAGCGAGTGCGGCATTCATACCATGTCCCTGGGCCTCGATGGCGCCGGGATCTGA